Genomic segment of Gemmatimonadota bacterium:
GCGGAATGCGGATGTGTTTCGCCTGGTCTCCTTTCAACCCATCGCGCAGGTGGGCCGCACGGAAGAGGGGCTCGGTGGCGGGGTGACGGTCGACGAGCTGTGGGACAGGATCGCGCACGGGCTGGGGACGACGGAGCTGTCGCGTGCCCATCAATGGTTGGGGCACCCCGGCTGCAATCGGTTTGTCCATGGGATCGTGGCGACGGGCGGGGAGCATGGGTCACGGTACCTGCCGGTCCGGGTGGACGGTGATGGGGACGGCCCGCGAATCGTGGATGAGTTCCTCGATCAGTTCGGCGGCGTGACCTTTCGGCGCGATGCAGGCGTGCGTCGCTGGCTCCGCGCTGCGGCACTGGCGTGGCATGCGCCGCGGACGACCCTGGGCAACGTGCCGGCGTTTGTCCGCTATTGGTTGCGACGCCTGGATCCCGGCCATCCGTGGCGCGCCGCAGCCAACCTGCTCCGAGGCCGCACGCACCTGCAGTCACTGGTGGTGGTCAGCCACCACTTCATGAGTACCGAGGAGTTGACGACTCCCCTGGGGGAGGAGCGGCTCGCCCACTGCGTCTTTCACGTGCACGCACGCGGGGAGACGATGAGCATGTGCGAGGCCAACGCGCGAGATGGACGGACGCGATACTACCAAACGCTCCAGGGCGCCAAGGCGCCCGACGTACACGCGCTGGCCGAGTAGGCAGCCCCCTGCCCGCGAAGGCGCGGTCCGCTGCGGCGCACGGGACCCTGAAGCAGCAGGCGGCTAGGACACCGGGCTGACGAGCGCGTCCCAGCAGGCCCGTGCTATGTCCTGGATGAGCGCGCGAGCGACGGCCTGGTCGGGAATGCCGCGGGTCAGCACGACCAGGATGAACGGGGGCCGGCCCCCCGGAGGAAAGATCAGGGCCGCGTCATGCAGCACCCCGGTGATCCAACCGGTCTTGTGGGCCACGCGGGTGCCGCTCGGCAATCCCGCCGGGATCTCGGCGCTGAACTCCTGCCGCTCGAGAATATCGAGCATCGCGCGCGTCCACTCGGGTGCGGCAGCGCGATCTGACACGATCGCCTCCAAAAGGATGCCCAGGTCCCGGGCGCTCGTGCGGTTGATGATGCCCGCGTCGAACGCCTTGCCATCCTCAACGCCCCGGGCCACGACCATGGTATTGGCGCCTAACGAGCGCACGGTGGCCTGGGCACGATCGGCCCCGAGGACTCCTATCAGGGCATTGGTGGCCAGGTTGCTGCTCCGTGTGATCATGCGCTCGGCGAGCTCGCGGAGTGGCACGTCCTGCCCCACACGGGCGTAGAGGGTACTGTCCGAGTCGTCCCCGGGGTCCAGCGTGAATGGTGAGCCGTCGACGACCGACGCGAAGCGATTCTCCAGGCGCAAGGTGGCGTTCGTGTCGATCCGACCGGCCTGCACCGCGCGGACGTACTCCACCAACAGGGGGAGCTTCATCGTTGAGGCCGCGTGAAACAGGGAGTCACCCCGATGCTCCAGGGTGGCGTCGTCCGCCAGGTCACGAAGGTAGACGCCCACGACGGCGCCGGGGACCCGGGTCTCCCGTTCGACAATCGCTTCCTGGAGGCCCGCAAAGCGATCGTCACGCGAGCAGGCGGCCAGGACGATGAGGCAGGCGATGAAGGCGCGCATGGTCCAAATATCGGGGTGATCGCCCCCCCGGGTCAGGGGCAGCCGTTGCCGTGGCCCTGCTGGGTCGTGTGTAGGGGAGACAGGAGCGAATGATCACCATGCAGGAATTCTCCGGGGCCGAGACCGCCAGGGCCCTCGCGCTGGCCATGCAGGGAACGTCCGTGGTCGACGAGCCGCGGCGGAGCCGGCTGCGTTTTACCGGCCTGCACTTCGAACGCACGCCAAGCGCCCGGTGCACCGCGATCGTCGAGTTGGAGTGGACCCCGGGTGACGTGATCCGGGGACAGGCGGACGGTATCGCCAGCCCTCTCGGTGACCTTCGAGTCGTCGCCGACGCGACCCTGCGCGCGATCGAGTCCTTCACCAAGGGGACCGTGACCCTGGAGTTGATCGGGGTGAAGACCATGCGCGCGTTTGACGCGAACGTGGTCATGGTCAGCGTGCTCGCACGCGGGACCGACGGCGAGCGTCGGCTTCTTGGTTGTCACCTCTCGGACGACAACCTCTCGCGCAGCACAGTGATCGCCACGCTGCAGGCGACCAATCGCGCACTGGGCAACACCATCGCCACGCGGTAACCCCGACGCTCGTCAGGCAGGCGGTTCCCTTTGGCGGGAACCTCGGTGCAGATTGCGGGTTCAGGACAGGGCCTCAACCGGATTCCTGCGGATGATGATGCAACGACGTCGGGTCGTGCACATGGCGGCGATGGTGGCTGTGGCGGCGTGTGGTCGGTCGTTGACTCCGGCGGCCGCTCCCGTGCACGCCCCCGTGATCGCGATGCCGGGGCAGGATTCCTCCCCGCCAGCACTCCAGGACGCGGCGCCCCGCTCGGAGGAGAGCGCGAGCGTACCGGCGGTTGTCATTCCGGACTCGTTGTCCAGTTCGCTGGAGCGCTCAATTGCTAGCGTCGGGGCCGCACTCGGCATCCCCCCTTTGTCCATCGGTGAGACGGCGGCGCAACCGGTTGAGGCGGAGGCGGTCTCCTGGGACCTGGACGTCCTATCGTACGCGACGCAGGAACATGTGGCGCGATATGTCACGCTGTTCAGCGGGTCGGCCCGCGAGCGCATCCAGTCACGCCTGTCGCGCGGCAAGGCATATGAGCCGATGATCCGCGAGAAGTTCCGGTCGCGCGGTATCCCGGAAGACCTGTATTACCTCGCCCTGGTCGAGAGTGGATACGACCCGCACGCGTACTCGCGTGCGGCGGCCGTCGGGATGTGGCAGTTCATGAGTTCCACGGCGCGTGGCGTGGGGCTACGCGTGGATCATTGGGTGGACGAACGCCGGGATCCCGTTCGTGCGACGGATGCTGCCGGCAAGTTCCTGAACATGCTCTACCAACAGTTTGGCTCGTACTACCTGGCGGCCGCCGCGTACAACGGAGGCCCCGGCCGGGTGTCTCGCGGCCTTGCCAGGTTCCAGGATGAACTCGAGGAAGTGGCGGGTGACGACCGATTTTTTGCGCTCGCCCAGCAGTCGTACCTGCGCCCCGAGACCCGGAACTATGTCCCGCAGCTCATCGCGGCGGCCCTGATCGGGAAAGAGCCAGCACGATACGGTTTGTCAGTGGTGGACGCTGCCCCGCCGTTCGCGTATGACTCCGTGCGGGTGCCCGCCCTCACGTCGCTGGGGCTCGTGGCCGAGCTGATCGGTCGCCCCGTCGCCGAGGTGCGCGACCTCAATTCCCACCTGTTGCGCGGCGTCACTCCCCCGAGTGGGGACGACCAGCTCCGCCTGCCGGTTGGCTCGCGTGAGCTGTTTGAGACGGCGTGGGATACCTTGCCGGCGGATACAAGACGGGCCTTCAGCACCGTGCGAGCAAAGAAGGGGCAGACCCTCGCGGCGCTGGCCCGGGCGAACGGCGTCGACGCGCGCCGCCTGGCCTGGTACAACCCGGGCCTTTCCTCGACCAAGCGCCTGCCTGCCGGCCGTGAGGTCCTCGTTCCGGCGGTCCATGTGATTGCGGCGTCTCGCGACGTCCCCAATCCGTCCATCGAGCGATACGGGAGCGCACCAAGCGGCGCGAATCGGGTGGTGCATGTCGTTCGTCGCGGCGAGTCACTTGGCCTGATCGCACGCCGCTATCGGACAACGGTGGCGGGGCTGCAGCGCGCGAATGGGCTGAAGCGGACCGTGGTATACCCAGGCCAGACCATCATCATCCGGACGGCGGGGAGCCGGGCGCGGCCCGTGGCCCAACGTGGGGTATCGGCTCAGGCCAAGAAGAAGCCTGCGACACGGGGGAAGGCTACGGCGGCCAAGGCGGTCGCGCCGTCCAAGGGCGCCGGGGCTCCCAAGAAAGGTGCGAAGGCGACTCAGTCCAGCGTGCCGCGCCCCCGGTAGCCCTTGAGGACGATTCGGTCGTAGCCGTTGGACGCGTCGAGCGCGAGTTCTTGTGCCACCTCAACCGCCGCGGGACCCCGATTGTAGGCCAGGAGTGCCATCTGGACGTCGCCCTTCTGCCACTGGATGAGGCGTCGCAGGTATCGAAAGCCGATCCGCAGGTTGGTCTCCCGATGGTAGAGGCCCTCTCTCGTGATCCCCGGCTCGAACTCTCGAGCCGTCGCCAGCATCAGCTGCGTCAGCCCGGCCGCGCCTACAGAGGACGTCGCGCGCTCCCGAAACGCACTCTCGAGCCGCACCACAGGGAACGCCAGCTCAGGGTCGAGTCGCTCGGCGATCGCCGCATCGTAGATCGCCCGCGCCAGGTCTGGAGTGATGCGATATCGCCGGGCATAGCCGAACACCCGATTCCAGCGCTCGAGTCTGGCCGAAGCGTTGGTGAGGTCGTCGCGGACCACACCCAGTTTCTTGTCCAGGGCCGTGACGACGGAGTCGTCCACGGCCAGCGGACGGGCGCTTGAGACGATGACGGCCCCGGCTTCAACCGGCGCCCACGAGTAGCCCGCCAGCCCAGCGGCGGTCATCAGGGCGGCGAGCATCAGGCCGCCCCGAATGCGCCGCCGGCGGCGCTCGTGGTCACTGTGGTGGACGTAGGTGCCGCTCAGGTCCTTCATGGCGCTCCTCGTTGTCGGCAGGTGCGTTGGGTCAGGGATTGCGGACCCAGTCGCCGCTCTTGCCGCCCCGCTTTTCAAGGAGCGAAATCTCGCCGATGACCATCCCCTTATCCACCCCTTTCGCCATGTCGTAAAGTGTGATAAGGCTCACACTTACGGCCACAATGGCCTCCATCTCGACCCCGGTCTGGGCGGTGGTGCGGGCGGTACAAGAGACCCGATAGCCTGGCAGGGCGTCGTCGGCGGCGAAATCGATCGACACGTCGCTGAGGGGCACCTGATGGCAAAGCGGGATCAGATCGGCGGTACGCTTGGCCGCCAGAATTCCGGCCACGCGTGCGACGCCAAGCACGTCGCCCTTCGCGATCTGATTGTCCCGGATGGCACGCAGGGTTTCGGGGCGCATGATGATCTGGCCGCCGGCCACCGCAACCCGTTCGGTCGAGGGTTTGTCTCCGATGTCCACCATGCGGGCCCGTCCGGCCGCGTCAACATGAGTCAGGTCGGTCATGCGTGGCCTGGAGTAGCGGGGAAGTCGAGTGGAGGGTTTGGAACGTCGTCCGATGGGTCGGACGAAGCCCTCGATCGCTGGTGTGCCGAAGGCACCGGCCCGCGCCGAAGGCTCATAACGGACCAGGACGATTTCCCGGTCATCACCCAGTCGAATACGAGCCGCGGTCGGCTCCAGCTTGCGTGCCTGCATACGCTCCCCTCCCCAAAGGCGATCCCCACGTACTGCTCCAAGGATGGGAATTCGGGACTGCCCTGTGAACTGTGGAGAACCCCAGTCACGCGAGGGGGGAGCCGAGGCTGCGCTGGCACGCGGTGAGCAGCTCGGACGTGATGAGGGTAGGGTTGACGTTGCCCTGGGCGAGGACCTTGGCGTCTTCCACGCGTTCGATGCAGTGCCCCAGGCCGCGTGCGACCCGTTCATCACCCCGCTGCACGGCGGCGCGCATCGTGGCGCGCAACTCCAGGGCGACGGCCTCGAGGACGTCGGTGAAGGCACCGCGGGCTCCCGCGCTGCCCTGGGCAAGGGCCACGCGGGTCGTGCGCTCGACTCCATTGGTCGAGAGGGCGGCAACGAGCCGTCGCGCCGCATCCGCTGCGGTCGCGGTCGCCCCGGTGGAGAGGAGCCTTCCCGGGGCACCTGCGGCGATCTCCACCCACTGCGTCCGGCCACCGGCGAGCGCTCGCTCCTTCAGCGCATCTGCAACCGCCGGTTCGCCGAGCCACCCGTCAACGTCCGCATCCGCGAGCCGAGATACGCGCGCACCCACGACACGAGATCGAATGGTCGGAAGGAGCGCTCCTGGCGCGGAACTCGTGAGGAGGATCCAGGTGTTGGCCGGCGGTTCTTCGAGCAGCTTGAGGAATGCGTTCGCCGCTTGGTCGGCGCCCTCCTGTGACACCATGCGTTCGGCATCACCCACGATGATCACCTTCCGACGCGCCATGGCCGGCGTGACCGAGGCGGCGCGCACGACCATGCGGATGGTCGGTACATAGATCCCCTCATTTCCAGGGGGCGACGCGTACAGCCCGGACGCCACCACGCGCTCGCGAATGGCATCGGCGAGGTCTTGCCGCACTTCATCCGGGGATGCGTCTGAGTCCTTCAGGCGGGGTCGCGGAAACACCCAGGTGAGGTCGGGATGCGTGAGCTCCTGGGAATAGCGGCACTGCGCACAGGCCTGGCACGCCGTGCCCGACTCACATAACAGCGTCTGCGCCAGCCAAATCGCGATACGCTGCTTTCCGATCCCGGGTTCCCCGTGCAGCAGGAGGCTCTGGGGAAGGGTGGCGTCACGCAGTGCCTGGGCGAACCTCGTGGTGAGGTTGCGATGGCCGTGGAGCGCGACGATGGGCATGGCGGAAGATAGTCAGGGCAGGCGGGGGGGCGTGCTGGCCGGCGCGTGCCGGTGACGCGTGCCCTGTTCGTACGCGAACGCCAGTCGATAGAGGGTGCCCTCGCTCCACGGGCGCCCGAGCAGCTGCAACCCCGCGGGGAGTTCCCCGCGCGTGTATCCCATGGGCACCGTGATCGCGGGGAAGCCGGTGGAGGGAGAGAACAGCTGGGAGTTGTCTCCCGCCGGGGTGTTGAGGTCGCCGATCTTTCGTGGCGGGTTGCTCCAGGTCGGGTAGGCGAGCGCATCGAGCCGGAGTTCGTCCATGCGCCGCACGACGAGGGCGCGCAGGGCGGCGCGGTACGCCTCGCGACTGCGGCAGCCCAGGGTGGTGTCGGGCGACGACGTGGCGCCACGTGCGGCTTCGAGGCGCCCCTGGACACTCGGGTGAAAACGACCGGTGCGGATGATCTCCTCTACCGTCTTCACCGGCGGGTTGGACGACGCGACACTCGCCAGGTAGGTCTCGAGGTCGTGCCTGAACGGTGCGCACCCCCCGCCGGACTGCGCGCGTCGGATCGAGTCGAGGCCGGGGATGACGACGGTATCGAGGACGGTGGCGCCTAGCGCGCGCGCATCGGCCATCGCGCGGTCAAACACCCTCGCCACCTCGGGGTCGAGGGTTGGGGACTCGTATGCCACGCGCAAGACGCCGATGCGTGCGGTCCGCAGGCCATCGCGCGACAGGGAGTCCGCGTAGCGGGGAATGGCCCGACCGCGCGCGGCCGCGGTGGCGGGGTCGGCCGGATCTTCGCCGACGATCACCTGGAAGACGGCCGCATTGTCGGCGACCGTGCGCGTCATGGGGCCGGCGATGTCCTGCGAGAGGAACAGGGGAACCACCCCCGTCCGGCTCGTCAGCCCCATGGTAGAGCGCATGCCAACGAGGGCCTGGTGGGCTGAGGGGCCGCGAATCGAGTTGCCGGTATCTGTCCCGAGGCCCACGGCGCCAAAGTTGGCGGCGATGCTGGCCGCGGTGCCGCCGGACGAGCCGGCGGTGACGCGATCGAGCGCGTAGGGATTGCGGGTGTAGCCGGGGAGTATTGAGCTGACCGTCTCGACCGGGGAAAAGGCCCACTCGGCCATGTTGGACTTGGCGATGACGATGGCGCCGGCCACGCGCATCCGGTGGACCAGCGTGGCATCGCGATTGGGGCGCCAGTCCCTGAGGGCCGCGGAGCCGGCGCTGGTGGGGAGGTCGTAGGTCTCGAAGTTGTCCTTCACGATGACCGGGACGCAGTGCAATGGGCCGGTGAGCCCCTCCCGAGTGAACCGTCGATCCAGGGAGTCCGCGGTGGCCAGCGCCTGGGGGTGCACGTGGACAATGGCATTGAGCATTGGCCCGTTCTTGTCGTAGGCGTCCATGCGGCGAAGGTAGGCCGCGACGAGCTGGCGGCAGCTCAATACGCCGCGCCGCATGGCCCCGTGGATGTCCGCGATGGTCGCCTCCTCCAGAACAAACGGGGCGGTCGTTCCCTGGGCCATGAGGGGGGCGCTGGCAACGGCCAGCAACAGGAGGGCGCGCGGGGTCATGGGGACAAATCGGCGTGGGTGGAACGCAAGGCGTCGGCCGCGGCGTTGACGGACGCGACCGCCGCGACGATGAGGAGGCCCGGGAGAATCGCCAACCAGGGGTAGCTGGACAGCGTGCCCTGGGCACCGGACAACATGTTGCCCCACGAGGGGGTGGGGGGCTGGATCCCGATCCCGAGGAACGACAGCGCGGCCTCGGTGAGGATGGCTGTTGCCACGGCGAGGGTCGCCGCGACGAGCAGGAGTGGGACGACCAGGGGCCTGACGTGGTGCCAGAGGATGCGACTCGACGTGGCGCCGAGCGCGGCAGCTGCCTCGATGTAGGGTTCGCGCCGGACGCGCGCAACCTCTCCCCGGACGACCCGCGCGGTGGGCATCCAGGTGGTCAATCCGATGGCCAGGATCACGCTGGGGATGCCGGGCCCGGCGAACGCCAACAGGCAAATGGCGATGAACAAGCCGGGGACGGCGAGGGCGGCGTCGACGCCTCGCATCAGCGCGGCCTCGACGCGGCCCCCCCGGAACCCGGCAATGCCGCCGATGAGGCTCCCGAGGGACACGGCGGTTGCCATGGCAAGCAGGGCGACGAGGAGGGTCACGCGACCACCGCCGAGCAGGCGACTGAGCACATCCCGGCCGGTTTCGTCCGTGCCTAACGGGTGGGCGACACTCGGTCCGGCCCCGATGTTGCCGAGGTCGATGGTGGTTGGGCTCGCCGACCAGAGCCACGGGCCGACCGTGACCACCAGACCCAACCCCACGAGCCCGACGAGCCCGCGCCGTGCGATCCGTGTGGTCATGCGCGCCGCAGCCGCGGGTCCGCGGCGAGTTGGCCGAGGTCGGTCAGCACACCGGCAAGCACGACCGCGAGGGAGACGACGAGGGTGACTCCCATGACGAGCGGGTAGTCGCGCGCGAGGGCTGCCTCCACCCCAAGGCGCCCCATGCCCGGCCAGGAGAAGACCGTCTCCGTGATGGCCGCGCCGCCCACGAGGCGAGGCAGCTGTACACTGAGCACGCTGCACAGGGTCACCAAGGCATGGCGCGCAGCGTGTCGCCACACCAGTCGGCGCCGTGGTACACCGCGGGCACGGGCGACGCGCCACCAGGTGGCGTCGCGTCCGTCGCGTACGGTGGCCCTGGCGTAGCGGAACAATTCGGACGTGGTGGCCAGAGCCAGCGTCGACGCTGGCAGGATGAGGTGCCGCACCCGGTCCATGAGGCCGCCGCCGTCCACGTCTGCCGTGATGCCTCCGGCGGGGAACCAGGGGAGCCGGACCGCGAACAGGAGGATCAACATGATGCCGAGCCAAAAGACCGGCACCGCGATCCCCGCCACGCTGACGCGCATCGCCCATCGGTCGAGCGTGCCGCCAGGGGCAGCACCGGCGACGATGCCCGCCGGAACGCCGAGGGCGCAGGCGAGGAGCAGAGCCGCGCCGGCGAGGACGAGGGTGTTGGGAATGCGGTCGGCGATCGTCCGCGCCGTCGGGGCCGCATAGAGGAATGACGTCCCCAGATCACCTTGGGCGGCCCGCGTGATCCAGCGGGTGAACTGGACCGGGAGGGGGGCGTCGAGTCCCAAGCGGTCGATGATCGCCGCGCGTTCGGCTTCACTCAGTTTGGGGTCGGCGAGGACGGACGGGCCACCCGGGGCCAGGTGCATGATGGCGAACGTGGTCACACTCACCATCCCCAGGACGAGGATCGCGTGCAATGCCCGCGACAGGAGGAACCGGGTCACGACCCCGGTCCGAGGGACAATACCTCGCTGTGGCGCAGGGCGTCACGAATGCCGAGCGCCGGCAGGCCACGGAGGCGGGTGGTGGCTGCCTGGATTTCGCGCGGATAGAAGAGGACGAGGACCGGTGGATCGTCGCGCTCCACGCGCTGAAAGGCCCGATAGATTTCGCGGCGCGCGGTCGGGTCGGACGTGCGGCGGCCGGCGAGCAACAGCGAGTCCGCCGTGCGGTTGCGCCACCGCACGTGATTGTTGTCCTGGTCGCTGGCGTAGAACGCGTACTGGTCGGGGTCTGGTGGGGTGGTCCACCAGATCAGGATCGCCTCATAGTTCCCGGGCAGCACACGATCGCGCACGAGCGCAGCAAACTCCATCGTGCGGAGGCGCACAGTCATGCCGATGCGCTCGAGGTCCTGCTGGACGGCCAAGGCGGCCTGCTCCCGGGTGGGATTCCCCTTGTCGACCAGGAGGTCGAAGGCAAAGTCGCGCCCGGCTGCATTCCGCAGCTTGCCATCGGCGTCCCGGTGCCATCCCGCCTGCGCCAACAAGGCTTGGGCGCTGTCCGGGGCAAAGGGGATGGGGTGGAGCGTGGAGTCGTGGTACTCCCGCAAGGCGACCGGGATCGTGCCCGTCGGCAGGTCGGCATATCCCTTGAGCACGCCCGCCACGATCGCTTCCCGGTTCACGGCAAACGCCATGGCGCGGCGCACCGCCGGCGCGGAGAAGAGGTGGGACATGGTGTTGAACCCGACGTACCAGTGCTGCACGACAGGCACCTGCCGAATGGTGATCCCGTCCTGGTGTTGCACGCTGCCCAGGTTGGCCGGTTCGATCGTGATCAGGTCGAGTTCGCCGGCGCGCAGTTGCGCCACCTGCGCATTGATGTCGGGGACGACCTTGAAGATGAGGCGGTCGAGCCCGGGTGGCGCGCCGTACCAGTGCGGATTCCGCTCGA
This window contains:
- a CDS encoding radical SAM protein, which codes for MSDQSPFQILREPVLSETRANLARSRARLLPQFRTPQQMLGRQGNGCGATIGAMPRCDFACRGCYLGDEANRIPAASVEEVKAQMRALRPLLGNAGNLQLTDGEVTLRPAGEIVELLQYATSLGLIPMLMTHGDSFRRQPGLLERLIVEGGLREVSIHVDTTQRGRRGDRWRAARTEAELNPLRDEFAAMLRDAARATGAPVRGATTMTVTRENLDGVPDVMRWLLRNADVFRLVSFQPIAQVGRTEEGLGGGVTVDELWDRIAHGLGTTELSRAHQWLGHPGCNRFVHGIVATGGEHGSRYLPVRVDGDGDGPRIVDEFLDQFGGVTFRRDAGVRRWLRAAALAWHAPRTTLGNVPAFVRYWLRRLDPGHPWRAAANLLRGRTHLQSLVVVSHHFMSTEELTTPLGEERLAHCVFHVHARGETMSMCEANARDGRTRYYQTLQGAKAPDVHALAE
- the moaC gene encoding cyclic pyranopterin monophosphate synthase MoaC, whose translation is MTDLTHVDAAGRARMVDIGDKPSTERVAVAGGQIIMRPETLRAIRDNQIAKGDVLGVARVAGILAAKRTADLIPLCHQVPLSDVSIDFAADDALPGYRVSCTARTTAQTGVEMEAIVAVSVSLITLYDMAKGVDKGMVIGEISLLEKRGGKSGDWVRNP
- a CDS encoding amidase, producing MTPRALLLLAVASAPLMAQGTTAPFVLEEATIADIHGAMRRGVLSCRQLVAAYLRRMDAYDKNGPMLNAIVHVHPQALATADSLDRRFTREGLTGPLHCVPVIVKDNFETYDLPTSAGSAALRDWRPNRDATLVHRMRVAGAIVIAKSNMAEWAFSPVETVSSILPGYTRNPYALDRVTAGSSGGTAASIAANFGAVGLGTDTGNSIRGPSAHQALVGMRSTMGLTSRTGVVPLFLSQDIAGPMTRTVADNAAVFQVIVGEDPADPATAAARGRAIPRYADSLSRDGLRTARIGVLRVAYESPTLDPEVARVFDRAMADARALGATVLDTVVIPGLDSIRRAQSGGGCAPFRHDLETYLASVASSNPPVKTVEEIIRTGRFHPSVQGRLEAARGATSSPDTTLGCRSREAYRAALRALVVRRMDELRLDALAYPTWSNPPRKIGDLNTPAGDNSQLFSPSTGFPAITVPMGYTRGELPAGLQLLGRPWSEGTLYRLAFAYEQGTRHRHAPASTPPRLP
- a CDS encoding peptide ABC transporter substrate-binding protein, with the translated sequence MTRWLRHLSLGTLVALASCDTAPAGVAGTLRLPIINDPIFNPVIAPDLGSVMVNKVIFSALVRPDTALQPTPDLATSWEVAPDGLTWTFHLRPGVRWHDGAPFTSRDVKFTFDQILDLASGTRLRSDFAAVDGVDIVDSLTVRFRLGAPFAPLLTLLGYNAGILPEHLLRGQRLSDATTFNRTTPIGTGPFRLAQVTPGATVVLERNPHWYGAPPGLDRLIFKVVPDINAQVAQLRAGELDLITIEPANLGSVQHQDGITIRQVPVVQHWYVGFNTMSHLFSAPAVRRAMAFAVNREAIVAGVLKGYADLPTGTIPVALREYHDSTLHPIPFAPDSAQALLAQAGWHRDADGKLRNAAGRDFAFDLLVDKGNPTREQAALAVQQDLERIGMTVRLRTMEFAALVRDRVLPGNYEAILIWWTTPPDPDQYAFYASDQDNNHVRWRNRTADSLLLAGRRTSDPTARREIYRAFQRVERDDPPVLVLFYPREIQAATTRLRGLPALGIRDALRHSEVLSLGPGS
- a CDS encoding ABC transporter permease, which encodes MVSVTTFAIMHLAPGGPSVLADPKLSEAERAAIIDRLGLDAPLPVQFTRWITRAAQGDLGTSFLYAAPTARTIADRIPNTLVLAGAALLLACALGVPAGIVAGAAPGGTLDRWAMRVSVAGIAVPVFWLGIMLILLFAVRLPWFPAGGITADVDGGGLMDRVRHLILPASTLALATTSELFRYARATVRDGRDATWWRVARARGVPRRRLVWRHAARHALVTLCSVLSVQLPRLVGGAAITETVFSWPGMGRLGVEAALARDYPLVMGVTLVVSLAVVLAGVLTDLGQLAADPRLRRA
- a CDS encoding ABC transporter permease, encoding MTTRIARRGLVGLVGLGLVVTVGPWLWSASPTTIDLGNIGAGPSVAHPLGTDETGRDVLSRLLGGGRVTLLVALLAMATAVSLGSLIGGIAGFRGGRVEAALMRGVDAALAVPGLFIAICLLAFAGPGIPSVILAIGLTTWMPTARVVRGEVARVRREPYIEAAAALGATSSRILWHHVRPLVVPLLLVAATLAVATAILTEAALSFLGIGIQPPTPSWGNMLSGAQGTLSSYPWLAILPGLLIVAAVASVNAAADALRSTHADLSP
- a CDS encoding serine hydrolase translates to MRAFIACLIVLAACSRDDRFAGLQEAIVERETRVPGAVVGVYLRDLADDATLEHRGDSLFHAASTMKLPLLVEYVRAVQAGRIDTNATLRLENRFASVVDGSPFTLDPGDDSDSTLYARVGQDVPLRELAERMITRSSNLATNALIGVLGADRAQATVRSLGANTMVVARGVEDGKAFDAGIINRTSARDLGILLEAIVSDRAAAPEWTRAMLDILERQEFSAEIPAGLPSGTRVAHKTGWITGVLHDAALIFPPGGRPPFILVVLTRGIPDQAVARALIQDIARACWDALVSPVS
- a CDS encoding transglycosylase SLT domain-containing protein → MMMQRRRVVHMAAMVAVAACGRSLTPAAAPVHAPVIAMPGQDSSPPALQDAAPRSEESASVPAVVIPDSLSSSLERSIASVGAALGIPPLSIGETAAQPVEAEAVSWDLDVLSYATQEHVARYVTLFSGSARERIQSRLSRGKAYEPMIREKFRSRGIPEDLYYLALVESGYDPHAYSRAAAVGMWQFMSSTARGVGLRVDHWVDERRDPVRATDAAGKFLNMLYQQFGSYYLAAAAYNGGPGRVSRGLARFQDELEEVAGDDRFFALAQQSYLRPETRNYVPQLIAAALIGKEPARYGLSVVDAAPPFAYDSVRVPALTSLGLVAELIGRPVAEVRDLNSHLLRGVTPPSGDDQLRLPVGSRELFETAWDTLPADTRRAFSTVRAKKGQTLAALARANGVDARRLAWYNPGLSSTKRLPAGREVLVPAVHVIAASRDVPNPSIERYGSAPSGANRVVHVVRRGESLGLIARRYRTTVAGLQRANGLKRTVVYPGQTIIIRTAGSRARPVAQRGVSAQAKKKPATRGKATAAKAVAPSKGAGAPKKGAKATQSSVPRPR
- a CDS encoding transglycosylase SLT domain-containing protein; this encodes MKDLSGTYVHHSDHERRRRRIRGGLMLAALMTAAGLAGYSWAPVEAGAVIVSSARPLAVDDSVVTALDKKLGVVRDDLTNASARLERWNRVFGYARRYRITPDLARAIYDAAIAERLDPELAFPVVRLESAFRERATSSVGAAGLTQLMLATAREFEPGITREGLYHRETNLRIGFRYLRRLIQWQKGDVQMALLAYNRGPAAVEVAQELALDASNGYDRIVLKGYRGRGTLD